A region of Leishmania panamensis strain MHOM/PA/94/PSC-1 chromosome 33 sequence DNA encodes the following proteins:
- a CDS encoding hypothetical protein (TriTrypDB/GeneDB-style sysID: LpmP.33.0900), translating into MLRFAGVLRRAASATPLPPPPPPRLLVLTMIPNGGALAPALRILGYHPYTFEDSVRKGRLLTHPQEWMAVLRGEKKFDVEVLRAPQHATSTKGAPSPSSGDTGAPSILGSPRISKTPSASPQGPLFFDSIVGPPATIAFESILKECPRSTRVILVEEPDKLAWERDIEQWLQPLVLECKRSTTWWNASKLHMMLLDMVDLRRALISPSSQRSGRVRLPPSSSAAMTAQNVPISKQHTTLRLASALDLFEQHVKEVVPRDRLLVYRVGDGWQPLCDFLQVPVPMAPAAASCAPMEPVAFPPNSTGREILVFVYQGLKKSAAVVSFLFLCVLALALLLLSSFTGEYTQFYRDYRDYVRRDLEPYMDAEKIREGDESALTIRQALVMTKKSSKRFGEEYEMENGAMSSMAGVMERIVGSK; encoded by the coding sequence ATGCTGCGCTTCGCCGGGGTACTGCGCAGGGCCGCTTCGGCCACGCCACTACCgccccctccgccgccgcgcttgcTGGTCTTGACAATGATTCCAAACGGCGGCGCGCTTGCTCCGGCTCTCCGCATACTGGGATACCACCCCTACACCTTTGAGGACAGCGTACGCAAGGGTCGCCTGTTGACTCACCCACAGGAGTGGATGGCGGTCCTgcggggggagaagaagttTGACGTTGAAGTGCTCAGAGCTCCTCAGCATGCGACATCCACGAAAggggcgccgtcgccgtcgtcgggCGACACCGGTGCGCCAAGCATCCTAGGCTCGCCGCGGATTAGCAAGACGCCGTCTGCGTCCCCACAGGGCCCCCTCTTCTTTGACTCGATAGTCGGCCCGcccgccaccatcgccttcGAGTCCATCCTCAAGGAGTGCccgcgcagcacgcgtgTCATTCTTGTCGAGGAGCCGGACAAGCTGGCATGGGAGAGGGACATAGAGCAGTGGCTGCAGCCGTTGGTGCTGGAGTGCAAGAGGAGCACGACGTGGTGGAACGCATCGAAGCTTCACATGATGCTGCTCGATATGGTCGACCTGCGCCGTGCCCTCATTAGCCCCAGCAGCCAGCGAAGTGGCCGTGTACGCCtgccgccgtcctcgtcTGCCGCCATGACGGCGCAGAACGTCCCCATATCGAAGCAGCACACGACGCTTCGTCTCGCGAGCGCCCTCGACTTATTTGAACAACACGTGAAGGAGGTCGTCCCGCGCGACCGGCTGCTCGTCTACCGTGTTGGCGATGGGTGGCAGCCACTGTGCGACTTCTTACAGGTGCCAGTGCCAATggcacccgcagcagcaagctGTGCACCAATGGAACCGGTGGCGTTTCCGCCTAACTCCACCGGTAGAGAAATTCTTGTATTTGTTTATCAAGGCCTGAAGAAGAGCGCGGCTGTGGtatcctttctcttcctgtgtGTTTTGGCGCTCGCATTGTTGCTACTCAGCTCCTTCACAGGGGAGTACACTCAGTTTTACCGTGACTACCGCGACTACGTCCGCCGCGACTTGGAGCCGTACATGGATGCCGAGAAGATTCGCGAAGGCGACGAGTCTGCATTGACGATACGCCAGGCGCTGGTGATGACGAAGAAGTCATCGAAGCGATTTGGCGAAGAGTACGAGATGGAGAATGGCGCAATGAGCTCCATGGCTGGTGTGATGGAGCGCATTGTCGGATCAAAGTAA
- a CDS encoding hypothetical protein (TriTrypDB/GeneDB-style sysID: LpmP.33.0910) — translation MENPFEALRPALRSEEDEIRKGVFSQALRNLQQASLEERRRWCKAIRESTTRGSAKAKKKAISAAAVAESSDNTGTSAPIASPPQRTPSNTAASASPPTMSVLTAAPPTQEVHVAVGQKRARSESETSPTGFPATRLSGPLEDPLMPCAPQTPETMPEATIVSSQPFLTGVLAPANGEPSSGAAASDSVAEETEESIKECIAAYMRSLLDRVVGTGIDNLAVPALKVLCMMLGIHTEVSSKLGLYSILADFYFSKCAKLGKRVSHETAFEQQVSIAKRMTSVSSSSALTEKKVAPEKAAVSITKSVVPLSDKAAKTEVRRKEMVERKKTLSAPLPNPKRAAKALPRPDPVTEHYLKYENYNGDTFENDAAVATPACSHQYDGNVIYQQPVFTRPSNQTVLPSHMAKYERSGAGAEEDESWPLPLLERKVASIVQLYDPVTVAIVVKKLTQMGYRDGGAESHVEQILRRFHERQLIFYDNGIAYLM, via the coding sequence ATGGAGAACCCATTCGAGGCCTTGCGGCCGGCTCTCCgcagcgaagaagatgaGATTCGCAAAGGCGTTTTCAGTCAAGCACTGCGCAACCTTCAACAGGCGTCCTTAGAAGAGCGCCGTAGGTGGTGCAAGGCGATTCGTGAGTCCACCACACGCGGGAGTGCAAAGGCCAAAAAAAAGGCCatttccgctgctgcagttgccGAGTCGTCCGACAACACCGGCACCTCTGCTCCCAtcgcctcccctccgcaACGCACGCCAAGTAACACTGCGGCATCCGCCTCGCCTCCGACAATGTCTGTACttacggcagcgccgcccacaCAGGAGGTTCACGTCGCGGTTGGGCAGaaacgcgcacgcagcgagagcgagacCTCTCCAACCGGCTTCCCGGCAACGCGCCTCAGTGGACCACTAGAGGACCCCTTGATGCCTTGTGCACCACAGACCCCAGAGACGATGCCCGAGGCAACCATAGTGAGCTCGCAGCCATTTCTTACCGGCGTTCTCGCACCAGCAAATGGCGAGCCGTCATcaggtgcagctgcatcggATTCGGTAGCTGAAGAAACAGAAGAGTCGATAAAGGAGTGCATTGCAGCGTACATGCGTAGCCTTCTTGACCGAGTTGTTGGTACCGGCATCGACAACCTCGCTGTCCCCGCCCTCAAGGTGCTGTGCATGATGCTGGGTATTCACACCGAGGTGTCGAGCAAGCTGGGCCTGTACAGCATACTCGCTGACTTCTACTTTAGCAAGTGCGCAAAGCTCGGCAAGCGGGTGAGCCATGAGACGGCTTTCGAGCAGCAGGTGAGCATAGCGAAGCGAATGACGTCTGTGTCGTCCTCATCTGCTCTcacagaaaagaaagtgGCGCCAGAGAAGGCTGCAGTGTCAATCACAAAGTCAGTCGTCCCCCTTTCGGACAAGGCGGCAAAGACGGAGgtgaggagaaaggagatgGTGGAACGGAAGAAAACCCTTTCAGCCCCGCTCCCTAATCCCAAACGTGCGGCAAAGGCGTTGCCTCGACCCGACCCGGTCACAGAACACTACCTCAAGTATGAAAACTACAACGGCGACACCTTCGAAaacgacgcggcggtggcaacgcCGGCCTGCAGTCACCAGTATGACGGCAACGTCATTTACCAGCAGCCAGTGTTCACGCGGCCAAGCAACCAAACAGTTTTGCCGTCGCACATGGCCAAGTACGAGAGGAGTGGTGCAGGCGCCGAAGAGGATGAGTCGTGGCCGTTGCCACTGCTAGAGCGCAAGGTCGCCTCTATTGTGCAGCTGTACGACCCTGTGACAGTAGCCATTGTGGTGAAGAAACTGACGCAAATGGGCTAccgtgacggcggcgcagagtCGCACGTTGAGCAGATCTTGCGGCGCTTCCATGAGCGTCAGCTAATATTTTATGACAACGGCATCGCCTACCTTATGTGA
- a CDS encoding hypothetical protein (TriTrypDB/GeneDB-style sysID: LpmP.33.0920), with the protein MSSSSSLTHGECVNGMLVLVAAATTFVGYASSVYWERTVAPRLLLHRESTLEQEIAELEAEAADICTTSNLHDHSRLTRRALRLRHELLAERRNRLAYECSVTRALSLLLAGVSFAARFCRQTRSAAAPGRVSKVTARNESGALSGSSYTTVTSSPIQSHDVKHTSTAPRWLQVVMGNALNIVRSNATTVVKYLLRFGGALVLLCAFGNLRGLMAAPPSFEEILRYCVAEVIAPLLFSASMYVPTVFAPDRRLSPLNSHGNRAAYSAVGAIGRSVGDAAPSASLASSAAAGASFGRGADAAATFQRAGIHFCVNNHLTSWLLMCYLASYLIVRVFG; encoded by the coding sequence ATGTCCAGCAGCTCTTCCTTGACCCACGGCGAGTGTGTGAATGGAATGCTGGTACTCGTGGCAgctgccaccaccttcgTTGGGTACGCAAGCAGTGTCTACTGGGAGCGCACCgtggcgccgcggctgttgctgcaccGCGAGTCGACCCTGGAGCAGGAGATTGCCGAGCTCGAGGCAGAGGCCGCGGATATCTGTACAACATCAAATCTGCACGACCACAGTCGCCTTACGCGTAGGGCGCTGCGGCTACGTCATGAGCTGCTGGCAGAGCGCCGAAACCGCCTTGCGTACGAGTGCTCTGTGACTCGAGccctttctctgcttctcgCTGGCGTGTCCTTCGCTGCTAGGTTTTGTCGGCagacgcgcagcgcagcagcgcctggtCGAGTGAGCAAGGTAACTGCTCGAAACGAGTCTGGCGCTTTATCAGGCTCGTCTTACACCACTGTCACATCCTCCCCGATCCAGAGCCATGACGTCAAACACACATCCACTGCTCCACGTTGGCTGCAGGTAGTCATGGGGAATGCCTTGAACATAGTCCGCTCCAACGCTACTACTGTCGTGAAGTATCTCCTGCGCTTTGGTGGCGCTTTGGTGCTCCTATGTGCCTTCGGCAACCTGCGAGGCCTCATGGCCGCTCCGCCATCCTTCGAAGAGATACTACGCTACTGTGTTGCCGAGGTGATAGCACCGCTTCTCTTCAGTGCTTCAATGTACGTGCCAACTGTCTTTGCACCTGATCGGCGTCTGTCGCCTCTCAACAGCCACGGAAACAGGGCTGCGTACAGTGCCGTTGGTGCCATTGGCCGCAGCGTCGGCGATGCAGCTCCGTCCGCCTCGTTAGCAtcttcggctgctgccggcgcgaGCTTTGGGAGgggcgccgacgctgcagcaaccTTTCAGCGCGCAGGCATTCACTTTTGTGTGAACAACCATCTCACATCGTGGCTCCTGATGTGCTACCTCGCGTCTTACTTAattgtgcgcgtgtttggCTga
- a CDS encoding hypothetical protein (TriTrypDB/GeneDB-style sysID: LpmP.33.0930) translates to MQSPPPPMTPYEENITRSYQYLNGVRMQSAILFSSTTFCIDRCLDTEELYTLMRTTNAPISYRLQKDMEEKKCVQNCSAKWDELFNLTLTETNEAAIRDVQASAIAKMMGAIQQ, encoded by the coding sequence ATGCaatcgccaccaccgccaatGACGCCGTACGAAGAGAACATAACGCGGTCCTATCAGTACCTCAACGGTGTCCGCATGCAGTCAGCGATTCTGTTTAGCAGCACCACTTTCTGCATTGACCGCTGCCTTGATACAGAGGAGCTGTACACGCTGATGCGCACGACGAACGCGCCGATCTCCTACCGCCTTCAGAAGGacatggaggagaagaagtgcGTGCAAAACTGCAGCGCCAAGTGGGACGAGCTCTTCAACCTCACGCTCACAGAAACGAACGAAGCTGCCATTCGTGATGTGCAGGCGAGCGCTATCGCGAAGATGATGGGTGCGATTCAGCAGTAG
- a CDS encoding dnaj chaperone-like protein (TriTrypDB/GeneDB-style sysID: LpmP.33.0940), with amino-acid sequence MVDFYAVLEVEKGATQEQIKRNYHRLALRYHPDKAGPDGAVRFKEVSTAYEVLSNKRKKNIYDRYGEAGLDALENPVAGAAFSTFGSTAPVLVVIGTLFLYAVMLLLFLVFLVAFVDGRLPTWNYTKVFSPLFVLDFLVGIPALILLGVFLTMSPLSLHIHCMLLSLLCAVALTIVIPIAKDRSEARAGAGRTDIKWRVWLIPGYLCSAFAFIAIVLVSFPTESRILTLKSIGLVRLANYARVSFVFALVQGCCIIVFFALVACRADEVITTNYFIVVGLPVFLLLTLFLVNRFVLSLLSGYISDVPPEVAAAAAARELNTNGGEAPVHDSNENGNDAPHPSRCGSCNPMSNGAVEGRDCAHPQARAGLEEQFYPTESHAHNSHHGNENDNDRREQQGESIGKNPYAGQHSSVCGILASMITSIIVVGLLIASTAMIAVRLNHFYIHRTYDGVLSLTNACIPLFIILSAVVLSMLNGCLMFCCCSAFTAAEVHMSETEHGNQQDEKEESEVELQDNVHADRTQLADEAVPGMPPNNRATTGRPAATVSATSFTAAPATADGRAQTPLDRQPDNTRLSDVD; translated from the coding sequence ATGGTTGACTTCTACGCCGTGCTGgaagtggagaagggagCAACTCAGGAGCAAATTAAGCGGAACTACCATCGTCTTGCCTTGCGTTACCACCCCGACAAGGCGGGGCCAGATGGTGCTGTCCGCTTCAAGGAGGTGAGCACCGCCTATGAGGTGCTCTCGAACAAGCGCAAAAAAAATATTTATGACCGCTATGGCGAGGCCGGACTGGATGCGCTCGAAAACCCGGTCGCGGGTGCCGCATTTAGCACTTTCGGCTCCACCGCGCCCGTCTTGGTGGTAATCGGTACCCTATTCCTTTATGCTGTCATGCTTCTGCTTTTTCTGGTGTTTCTGGTGGCCTTTGTGGACGGCCGGCTGCCCACGTGGAACTACACGAAGGTGTTCTCGCCGCTTTTTGTGCTGGACTTTCTGGTTGGCATACCGGCGCTTATCCTCTTAGGCGTATTCCTCACCATGTCACCGCTCAGCTTGCACATACACTGCATGCTTCTCTCGTTACTGTGTGCTGTCGCCTTGACCATTGTCATCCCGATCGCCAAGGACCGGAGCGAGGctcgcgctggtgctggacGCACCGACATCAAGTGGCGGGTATGGCTCATTCCTGGCTACTTGTGCTCCGCATTCGCCTTCATCGCTATTGTGCTGGTGTCCTTTCCGACGGAGAGCCGTATTCTCACCCTCAAGTCCATCGGCTTGGTGCGTCTCGCCAACTACGCCCGCGTCAGCTTCGTTTTCGCCCTCGTGCAGGGATGCTGCATAATCGTCTTCTTCGCCCTGGTGGCGTGCCGCGCTGATGAGGTGATCACCACCAACTACTTCATTGTTGTTGGTCTCCCGGTCTTTCTGCTGCTCACGCTTTTCCTCGTGAACCGCTTCGTGCTCAGCTTGCTCAGCGGCTACATCAGCGACGTGCCACccgaggtggcagcggcagcagcagcgcgcgagCTGAACACAAATGGTGGCGAGGCACCTGTACATGACTCCAACGAGAACGGCAACGACGCCCCGCACCCGTCGCGGTGTGGCTCATGTAACCCGATGAGCAATGGTGCTGTCGAGGGACGCGACTGTGCCCATCCACAAGCGCGCGCCGGGCTCGAAGAGCAGTTCTACCCCACTGAAtcccacgcacacaacagCCATCACGGCAATGAGAACGATAATGACAGGCGGGAGCAGCAGGGTGAGTCCATTGGCAAGAACCCGTACGCTGGCCAGCACTCCTCTGTCTGCGGTATTCTCGCCAGTATGATAACCAGCATTATTGTCGTTGGCCTGCTGATCGCATCAACTGCCATGATAGCGGTACGACTGAATCACTTCTACATTCACCGCACCTATGATGGTGTCCTCTCTTTGACCAATGCATGCATTCCTCTCTTTATTATCCTCAGCGCCGTGGTTCTTTCGATGCTCAACGGATGCCTCATGttctgctgttgcagcgCCTTCACGGCGGCGGAAGTCCATATGTCAGAGACAGAGCACGGCAACCAACAGgacgaaaaggaagaaagcgAGGTTGAGCTGCAGGACAACGTTCACGCCGACCGGACTCAGCTGGCAGACGAGGCAGTACCCGGTATGCCACCTAACAATAGGGCTACCACAGGCCGTCCAGCTGCAACAGTGTCAGCCACGTCTTTTACGGCTGCACCGGCGACAGCGGACGGACGTGCCCAGACGCCGTTGGACCGCCAGCCAGACAACACACGCCTCTCCGATGTGGATTAG
- a CDS encoding hypothetical protein (TriTrypDB/GeneDB-style sysID: LpmP.33.0950): MYLAVFHEFAHPEVLEKVKSEGICDVDVAPEPNKLAVSEEEQQVVRCNAKLITVKHNITGIRDAFDGMTEGELEKNDNQVDQKLQQLVALGFQVVERHPKTSAGRPMLDRVILSYPV; the protein is encoded by the coding sequence ATGTACTTGGCTGTCTTCCACGAGTTTGCCCACCCGGAGGTACTGGAGAAGGTTAAGTCGGAGGGTATCTGCGACGTGGATGTGGCTCCAGAGCCTAACAAGCTGGCCGtctcggaggaggagcagcaggtaGTGCGCTGCAACGCGAAGCTGATCACCGTAAAGCACAACATTACTGGGATCCGTGACGCCTTTGATGGCATGACGGAAggggagctggagaagaacgaTAATCAAGTAGAccagaagctgcagcagcttgtCGCGCTCGGCTTTCAGGTTGTGGAGCGCCACCCAAAGACGTCGGCTGGTCGCCCAATGCTGGACCGCGTGATCCTGTCGTACCCGGTTTAG
- a CDS encoding 40S ribosomal protein S3, putative (TriTrypDB/GeneDB-style sysID: LpmP.33.0960): MGPLSKKRMIVRDGVFYAELFEFLKRELAEEGFSGVSYHITTLRTEIVIKATKTREVLGVNGRRIRELTACIQQRFNYKEGKLQLYVERVEVRGLSAMAQVESLRFKLLSNLQVRRAAMGIIRYVMESGAKGCEVTVGGKIKGQRAKSMTFRDGYMIKSGTAHKSFVDSACRHCYMRAGCIGVKVKIMLPGDSTGRNGPSEPLPDVITVIEPKQITASE; encoded by the coding sequence ATGGGTCCGCTCTCCAAGAAGCGCATGATCGTCCGCGACGGCGTGTTCTACGCCGAGCTGTTCGAGTTTCTCAAGCGCGAGCTGGCTGAGGAGGGCTTCTCGGGTGTCTCCTACCACATCACGACGCTCCGCACGGAAATCGTGATCAAGGCGACGAAGACCCGTGAGGTACTCGGTGTGAACGGCCGCCGAATCCGCGAGCTGACGGCCTGCatccagcagcgcttcaACTACAAGGAGGGCAAGCTCCAGTTGTACGTTGAGCGCGTTGAGGTGCGCGGCCtgtcggcgatggcgcaggtgGAGTCCCTCCGCTTCAAGCTCCTGAGCAacctgcaggtgcgccgcgctgccatGGGCATCATCCGCTACGTCATGGAGTCTGGTGCCAAGGGCTGCGAGGTCACTGTCGGTGGAAAGATCAAGGGCCAGCGTGCGAAGAGCATGACCTTCCGCGATGGCTACATGATCAAGTCCGGTACGGCCCATAAGTCCTTCGTTGACTCCGCCTGCCGTCACTGCTACATGCGCGCCGGCTGCATCGGGGTCAAGGTTAAGATTATGCTGCCGGGTGACTCGACTGGCCGCAACGGCCCGTcagagccgctgccggaTGTGATCACTGTGATCGAGCCGAAGCAAATCACCGCGTCCGAGTAA